A genomic window from Punica granatum isolate Tunisia-2019 chromosome 2, ASM765513v2, whole genome shotgun sequence includes:
- the LOC116195961 gene encoding F-box/kelch-repeat protein At1g55270-like — protein MRRDMERVIQPPLVDSTACLCRVDAGLKTVAGAKRYVPGAKLCLQPEIKPSIHPTRNKQSRGDRTRNQSPLLPGLPDDLAIACLIRVPRLEHRKLRLVCKRWYRLLSGNFFYSLRKSLVIAEEWIYVIKRDRDGKISWHAFDPIYQLWQPLPPVPKEYSEAIGFGCAVLSGCHLYLFGGKDPLKGSMRRVIFFSSRTNKWHRAPDMLRRRHFFGSCVINNCLYVAGGENEGVHRSMRSAEVYDPNKNRWSFISEMSTAMVPFIGLVYEGKWYLKGLGSHRQVLSEVYHPETDNWFPVYDGMVSGWRNPSVSFNGHLYALDCKDGCKLRVYDELTDSWSRNIDSKMHLGSSQALEAAALVPLNEKLCIIRNNMSITVVDVLKSGENGRGASAEHLWENLAGKGQFKTMVTNLWSSLAGRNRLKSHIVHCQVLQA, from the exons ATGAGAAGAGACATGGAGAGAGTGATCCAACCTCCTCTG GTCGATTCAACAGCATGTTTATGTCGAGTTGATGCGGGTCTCAAAACAGTCGCTGGGGCCAAAAGATATGTGCCTGGAGCAAAACTCTGTCTCCAGCCTGAAATTAAGCCGTCCATTCACCCGACTAGGAATAAGCAATCCCGAGGAGACAGAACCCGGAACCAATCTCCCCTGCTTCCTGGCCTCCCTGATGACCTTGCCATTGCCTGCCTCATAAGGGTCCCGCGACTCGAGCACCGGAAGCTCAGACTAGTCTGCAAGAGATGGTACCGACTCCTATCGGGAAACTTCTTCTACTCTTTGAGAAAGAGCCTTGTAATTGCAGAAGAATGGATCTACGTGATCAAGAGAGACCGGGATGGGAAGATCTCATGGCATGCCTTTGATCCAATTTACCAGCTCTGGCAACCTCTCCCTCCTGTCCCAAAGGAGTACTCCGAAGCCATAGGGTTTGGATGTGCTGTTCTCAGTGGGTGCCACCTCTACTTGTTTGGTGGCAAAGACCCTTTAAAAGGATCAATGAGGAGGGTCATCTTCTTTAGTTCAAGGACTAACAAATGGCACCGAGCTCCCGATATGCTTCGTAGAAGGCATTTCTTTGGTTCTTGTGTCATAAACAACTGCTTGTACGTGGCAGGCGGAGAGAACGAGGGAGTTCACCGGTCTATGAGGTCAGCAGAAGTCTATGACCCGAACAAGAACCGTTGGTCCTTTATCTCAGAGATGAGCACAGCAATGGTGCCCTTTATTGGACTAGTCTACGAGGGAAAGTGGTATTTGAAAGGGCTTGGGTCCCACCGACAGGTCCTTAGTGAGGTGTACCATCCTGAGACGGATAACTGGTTCCCAGTCTATGATGGAATGGTCTCGGGGTGGAGAAACCCAAGCGTGTCCTTCAATGGGCACCTCTATGCTTTGGATTGTAAAGACGGGTGCAAGCTACGGGTTTACGACGAATTGACTGATTCTTGGAGCAGGAACATTGATAGTAAGATGCACTTGGGAAGCTCTCAAGCTCTGGAGGCAGCAGCTCTTGTTCCTCTTAATGAGAAGCTATGCATAATTCGGAACAATATGAGCATCACTGTAGTGGATGTTTTGAAGTCAGGGGAGAATGGGAGAGGGGCAAGTGCCGAGCATTTGTGGGAAAATCTAGCAGGCAAAGGACAGTTCAAGACGATGGTGACTAACCTCTGGTCAAGCCTTGCTGGCAGAAATCGACTCAAGAGTCACATTGTTCACTGTCAGGTTCTTCAAGCTTAG
- the LOC116196539 gene encoding uncharacterized protein At1g15400-like, producing MATGLERSSISFRRQGSSGLNWDNKSLNRNRSKSHIESSEGWLKEEEEEKAGHRSELRLSRSVGSIGMMQWSGSNGSGQKKISSSSSSSSSYRATRASPPRIDPPSPKVRGCGFFGIFRKPVADRSCHGHRVRNNSITKKRKS from the coding sequence ATGGCTACAGGGTTAGAGAGATCATCGATATCCTTCAGAAGACAAGGCTCTTCCGGCTTAAATTGGGACAACAAGTCCTTGAACAGGAACCGGTCCAAGTCTCATATTGAATCATCGGAGGGTTGGctaaaggaggaggaggaggagaaggctgGACACAGGTCCGAGCTCAGGCTGTCGCGGAGTGTGGGATCAATTGGTATGATGCAGTGGAGCGGATCCAATGGCTCGGGACAGAAGaaaatatcatcatcatcatcatcatcatcatcataccGGGCCACCAGGGCGTCCCCACCGAGGATTGACCCGCCATCTCCTAAGGTCCGAGGCTGTGGGTTCTTTGGTATTTTCAGGAAACCGGTGGCTGACAGATCCTGCCATGGTCACAGAGTGAGGAATAACAGCATCACTAAGAAGCGCAAGTCATAG
- the LOC116196773 gene encoding zinc finger CCCH domain-containing protein 17-like isoform X1 — MDEEEMLKRNTDCVFFLASPLTCKKVTLENGVECEYRHSEIARLNPRDCWYWLTGNCLNLACGFRHPPLDLGNDAKAESTVLLHQSSATVKKTNVPCYFYYSGFCSKGEGCSFFHAPDLFAPSTAKSLTDSSAVTKRPLSKDVAIARKTIRSNPTERKLNLSRTFPKAAAQPQPAAGLPQIPVTKNEVAPVEGSGSLLAAGLTLQRSRISPNQSLEERFATEEKWKASPGSQVFADGNNSENLYYEDYQEGYSPPYVQHEEELNSPPLDYEFEEPSEYDPMNPHTDIFRECGMYDSWSGSKLARTRDITVTVQDELSRRVPDFLSSSERNLLHMELEIGDCPSVFDLRDCLRRRRGSEDCPASWFLRRHKSSRSNGYKRSGLGRNGFSQRLHKRLTALVGKSSVESLRNYGYSFTGVRKREALRRARVQNFWKHKGKRQLNATRAIRNSFSRGHRSRREDSATFAGPKTLDQIREECMRAEVNGEDSAGCSKINSSVDFQSPKPLSELLKNKAG, encoded by the exons ATGGACGAGGAGGAAATGCTGAAGCGGAACACCGATTGCGTCTTCTTCTTGGCCTCCCCCCTCACCTGCAAGAAGGTGACTCTCGAGAAT GGGGTGGAATGCGAGTACCGACACAGTGAAATCGCAAGGCTCAATCCGAGGGATTGCTGGTACTGGTTGACAGGGAACTGTCTTAACCTTGCTTGTGGCTTTAGACACCCG CCTCTAGACTTGGGCAATGATGCAAAAGCTGAATCCACCGTCCTCCTGCATCAGTCTTCTGCAACTGTGAAGAAAACCAATGTGCCTTGTTATTTCTATTACAGTGGCTTCTGTAGTAAAGGCGAAGGTTGCTCCTTTTTCCATGCCCCTGATTTGTTTGCACCTTCTACTGCTAAATCTTTGACTGACAGCTCTGCTGTCACCAAGAGGCCTTTGTCAAAAGATGTTGCAATAGCTAGGAAGACCATCAGATCCAATCCAACGGAGAGAAAACTCAATTTATCCAGAACATTTCCCAAGGCCGCTGCTCAACCTCAACCAGCCGCTGGGCTGCCTCAGATTCCTGTTACCAAGAATGAGGTGGCCCCTGTAGAAGGGTCTGGATCTTTGCTTGCAGCTGGTCTCACACTGCAAAGGTCTCGCATATCCCCCAACCAGAGTCTAGAGGAGCGATTCGCGACAGAGGAGAAATGGAAAGCGTCTCCAGGTTCTCAGGTTTTCGCCGATGGTAATAATTCTGAAAATCTGTATTATGAGGACTATCAAGAAGGGTATTCACCACCATATGTTCAGCACGAGGAAGAACTGAATAGCCCCCCCTTGGATTACGAATTCGAAGAGCCATCTGAATATGATCCCATGAACCCTCACACAGATATTTTCCGCGAGTGTGGGATGTATGACTCTTGGAGTGGTTCGAAGTTGGCTCGTACTCGGGATATTACTGTAACAGTCCAAGATGAGTTAAGCAGGAGAGTGCCAGATTTCTTATCATCCAGCGAGAGGAATTTGCTACATATGGAACTGGAAATTGGAGATTGCCCCAGTGTTTTTGATCTTCGAGACTGTCTGAGGAGACGCAGGGGAAGTGAGGACTGTCCGGCTTCGTGGTTTTTGAGAAGACATAAGTCTTCTCGTTCCAATGGTTATAAGCGTTCAGGACTCGGGAGGAATGGGTTTAGCCAAAGACTGCACAAAAGGTTGACGGCGTTAGTTGGGAAGAGTTCTGTTGAATCGCTTAGAAATTATGGATATTCCTTTACTGGAGTAAGGAAACGTGAAGCACTTAGGCGGGCGCGAGTCCAGAACTTCTGGAAACATAAGGGGAAAAGGCAGCTCAATGCTACCAGAGCTATAAGAAATTCATTCTCAAGGGGGCACAGGTCCCGTCGGGAGGATTCTGCAACTTTTGCGGGACCCAAGACTCTTGATCAAATCAGAGAAGAGTGCATGAGAGCTGAAGTTAATGGGGAAGACTCAGCGGGGTGCTCGAAGATCAATTCTTCAGTGGATTTCCAGAGTCCAAAGCCTCTGAGTGAACTCCTCAAGAACAAAGCAGGGTAG
- the LOC116196773 gene encoding zinc finger CCCH domain-containing protein 17-like isoform X2 codes for MDEEEMLKRNTDCVFFLASPLTCKKGVECEYRHSEIARLNPRDCWYWLTGNCLNLACGFRHPPLDLGNDAKAESTVLLHQSSATVKKTNVPCYFYYSGFCSKGEGCSFFHAPDLFAPSTAKSLTDSSAVTKRPLSKDVAIARKTIRSNPTERKLNLSRTFPKAAAQPQPAAGLPQIPVTKNEVAPVEGSGSLLAAGLTLQRSRISPNQSLEERFATEEKWKASPGSQVFADGNNSENLYYEDYQEGYSPPYVQHEEELNSPPLDYEFEEPSEYDPMNPHTDIFRECGMYDSWSGSKLARTRDITVTVQDELSRRVPDFLSSSERNLLHMELEIGDCPSVFDLRDCLRRRRGSEDCPASWFLRRHKSSRSNGYKRSGLGRNGFSQRLHKRLTALVGKSSVESLRNYGYSFTGVRKREALRRARVQNFWKHKGKRQLNATRAIRNSFSRGHRSRREDSATFAGPKTLDQIREECMRAEVNGEDSAGCSKINSSVDFQSPKPLSELLKNKAG; via the exons ATGGACGAGGAGGAAATGCTGAAGCGGAACACCGATTGCGTCTTCTTCTTGGCCTCCCCCCTCACCTGCAAGAAG GGGGTGGAATGCGAGTACCGACACAGTGAAATCGCAAGGCTCAATCCGAGGGATTGCTGGTACTGGTTGACAGGGAACTGTCTTAACCTTGCTTGTGGCTTTAGACACCCG CCTCTAGACTTGGGCAATGATGCAAAAGCTGAATCCACCGTCCTCCTGCATCAGTCTTCTGCAACTGTGAAGAAAACCAATGTGCCTTGTTATTTCTATTACAGTGGCTTCTGTAGTAAAGGCGAAGGTTGCTCCTTTTTCCATGCCCCTGATTTGTTTGCACCTTCTACTGCTAAATCTTTGACTGACAGCTCTGCTGTCACCAAGAGGCCTTTGTCAAAAGATGTTGCAATAGCTAGGAAGACCATCAGATCCAATCCAACGGAGAGAAAACTCAATTTATCCAGAACATTTCCCAAGGCCGCTGCTCAACCTCAACCAGCCGCTGGGCTGCCTCAGATTCCTGTTACCAAGAATGAGGTGGCCCCTGTAGAAGGGTCTGGATCTTTGCTTGCAGCTGGTCTCACACTGCAAAGGTCTCGCATATCCCCCAACCAGAGTCTAGAGGAGCGATTCGCGACAGAGGAGAAATGGAAAGCGTCTCCAGGTTCTCAGGTTTTCGCCGATGGTAATAATTCTGAAAATCTGTATTATGAGGACTATCAAGAAGGGTATTCACCACCATATGTTCAGCACGAGGAAGAACTGAATAGCCCCCCCTTGGATTACGAATTCGAAGAGCCATCTGAATATGATCCCATGAACCCTCACACAGATATTTTCCGCGAGTGTGGGATGTATGACTCTTGGAGTGGTTCGAAGTTGGCTCGTACTCGGGATATTACTGTAACAGTCCAAGATGAGTTAAGCAGGAGAGTGCCAGATTTCTTATCATCCAGCGAGAGGAATTTGCTACATATGGAACTGGAAATTGGAGATTGCCCCAGTGTTTTTGATCTTCGAGACTGTCTGAGGAGACGCAGGGGAAGTGAGGACTGTCCGGCTTCGTGGTTTTTGAGAAGACATAAGTCTTCTCGTTCCAATGGTTATAAGCGTTCAGGACTCGGGAGGAATGGGTTTAGCCAAAGACTGCACAAAAGGTTGACGGCGTTAGTTGGGAAGAGTTCTGTTGAATCGCTTAGAAATTATGGATATTCCTTTACTGGAGTAAGGAAACGTGAAGCACTTAGGCGGGCGCGAGTCCAGAACTTCTGGAAACATAAGGGGAAAAGGCAGCTCAATGCTACCAGAGCTATAAGAAATTCATTCTCAAGGGGGCACAGGTCCCGTCGGGAGGATTCTGCAACTTTTGCGGGACCCAAGACTCTTGATCAAATCAGAGAAGAGTGCATGAGAGCTGAAGTTAATGGGGAAGACTCAGCGGGGTGCTCGAAGATCAATTCTTCAGTGGATTTCCAGAGTCCAAAGCCTCTGAGTGAACTCCTCAAGAACAAAGCAGGGTAG
- the LOC116195962 gene encoding probable ethanolamine kinase, which produces MGAASKICKNDAMDLPSPPPTSNSTSIPTSTSTSDVPYSHLTVDTSLSVPEMSPRVIELCKDLFKDWSKLDSSHFHVETVSGGITNLLLKVSVKKDSGDTESVTVRLYGPNTDYVINRERELHAIKYLSAAGFGAKLLAVFGNGMVQSFIKARTLTPADMKNPELAAEIAKELHRFHQVEISGSKEPQLWNDIFKFYERASVLEFDDSEKQKKYQTISFKEIYDEAVDLKELTGLLNSPVVYAHNDLLCGNIMVNDEEGKLYFIDFEYGSYNYRGFDIGNHFNEYAGYDCDYNLYPNKDEQYHFLRHYLQPDKPDMAPVKDLDALYVETNTYMLASHIFWALWALIQAKMSPLNFDYLEYFFLRYNEFKKQKHDCCLLARSFLQGS; this is translated from the exons ATGGGAGCTGCTTCGAAGATCTGCAAAAACGACGCAATGGACCTGCCCTCCCCACCGCCTACCTCCAACTCCACCTCCATCCCCACTTCCACCTCCACCTCCGATGTTCCGTATTCTCACCTCACCGTCGACACCTCACTTTCTGTGCCTGAGATGTCGCCTCGCGTCAT AGAGCTGTGCAAGGACTTGTTCAAGGATTGGTCGAAGCTCGACAGTTCTCATTTCCATGTGGAGACTGTTTCTGGTGGCATCACCAACTTGC TACTGAAGGTGTCCGTGAAGAAAGACAGCGGAGATACGGAATCTGTCACAGTCAGGTTGTATGGCCCCAACACTGATTATGTTATCAATCGCGAGCGAGAACTCCAC GCTATCAAGTACCTCTCAGCTGCAGGATTCGGTGCTAAGTTACTTGCAGTTTTTGGCAATGGCATGGTGCAATCTTTCATCAAGGCACGTACTCTTACACCAGCGG ACATGAAGAATCCTGAATTGGCAGCAGAAATTGCGAAGGAGCTACATAGATTCCATCAAGTGGAAATCTCAGGGTCTAAAGAACCACAGCTATGGAATGATATCTTCAAGTTTTATGAGAGAG CATCCGTGCTTGAATTTGATGACAGTGAGAAGCAAAAGAAATACCAGACCATCTCATTTAAGGAGATTTATGATGAAGCTGTTGATCTTAAG GAACTTACAGGCCTTCTGAATTCACCAGTCGTTTATGCTCACAATGACTTGCTCTGTGGGAATATAATGGTTAATGATGAGGAAG GGAAACTCTATTTCATTGATTTCGAGTATGGATCATATAACTATCGGGGGTTTGATATTGGAAATCACTTCAATGAATATGCAGGCTATGATTGTGACTACAACTT ATATCCAAACAAAGACGAACAGTATCATTTCTTGAGGCACTACCTTCAGCCCGATAAACCAGATATG GCGCCTGTGAAAGATTTGGATGCCCTTTACGTTGAAACGAACACATACAtgttagcttcacatatattttGGGCATTATGGGCACTGATCCAG GCAAAAATGTCTCCGCTCAACTTCGATTATCTTGAATACTTCTTTCTCCGATACAATGAATTCAAGAAACAGAAGCATGACTGTTGCTTGCTGGCGCGAAGTTTCCTGCAAGGATCGTAG
- the LOC116197256 gene encoding uncharacterized protein LOC116197256 has translation MKEASCGIANNIGIDNKNPLSLKSLNHISLQCRSVEDSVKFYHKVLGFIPIRRPGSFDFEGAWLFNYGVGIHLIQSEGLVNCSTRAGRHIINPKDDHFSFLCESIAMVEKKLEEMKIEYVKGRVEEGGIIVEQLFFHDPDGSMIEICNCDSLPVVPLITRNSN, from the exons ATGAAGGAAGCAAGCTGCGGCATCGCCAACAATATTGGGATTGATAACAAGAACCCTCTGAGCCTCAAGTCACTGAATCACATATCGCTCCAGTGCCGATCGGTGGAAGATTCCGTTAAGTTCTATCACAAGGTTCTTGGCTTCATCCCGATCAGACGCCCCGGTTCCTTCGATTTCGAGGGTGCATG gTTGTTCAATTACGGTGTTGGGATTCATCTCATTCAGTCTGAAGGGCTCGTGAATTGCAGCACGAGAGCTGGACGGCACATTATCAATCCAAAAGACGACCACTTCTCTTTTCTG TGCGAGAGCATTGCTATGGTGGAGAAGAAGCTGGAGGAGATGAAGATCGAGTATGTGAAGGGAAGAGTCGAGGAAGGAGGGATTATAGTTGAGCAACTCTTTTTTCACGACCCAGATGGGTCTATGATCGAGATTTGCAACTGCGACAGCCTCCCTGTGGTCCCGCTAATTACCCGGAACTCGAACTGA